The genomic interval ATCACCATCCGAATGACGACTCGACAGAATCCACCAGGAAGCCCGAGACTCTTCGAAAACACGGCTCTTTTTACGCAGCAATCCATGCCTGAAGGACTTATCGAGATTTGCAGCGAAGAGACTTACGGGTGGCGAGCGTTGGGCACTCACTCACAACACTGTCGCGACATGCACCAATGTATACACACCGATGCAACGGCGTGTATATGAACATTTTTGTATATCTATCAACGATCGTTTCTGAGCAACTTGTTGATATGAGAGAGAGAGTGTGTGTGTGCGCGTGTGTCTGTGTGTGAAACCGCCCGGCGTTCACGAGGCCCTGGGACTCATTGCGTCAGGAACGGAGCCAACGAGGGCTATTCGTAACCGTTCACAGACTGAAGAGAGGGGGACAGGCACATTTTCCCGGTTCCATTGGAATTCCCAGTGCATCGACAAGGGTGAGCTTTCCCTTTACCGCGGGAAAATGAGCCAGTCCCCGGTCTGTGAACGGTTACGGGCTATTCCAACAGGCTGTAGGCTTCTCTGGGCAAAGCGAGATTGGCCGCTGACTCAAGGCGATCAAGCCCGACACGCAGCGCCATCATGCTTTCCACTGCACCGGATTCGAGTACCGAGCCGGATGATTCACGGCGTTTGTACGATCAAAGACGCATGAGAGCCGCCGCTTACTGTGATCGAGCGCGCATAGCAACCTGCTGAAGTCAGGGGGACAGGCACCTTGGCGTTGACGATGTCGCGCCGTTTTTTAAGCTGGTGAGAGCCCGCCCCCGTTATGTCAACAGACTACGGGAGGACGCGACGGGTCAGGAAAGCCCCTGTTGTTTGCGGCGGAGCATACTGAACAGAAACCGCAGCGGCCTTTGTTCGGTTGCTGGTGGGGCCACGGCGGGGGTTTCGGTCGATTCCCAGACTGGTTCCGGCGTAATCTCGGCAACGGGGGGATTGACCTTTTGTCCTGGAATCACCACTTCGCCGATTTCATAGCCGAGCGAATGGAGAATCGCCGCGCTGTTTGCGCTCAGGACACCGGTCGGTCGCAAAGACTGGCCGAGTGAATAGACTTCGCTCGCCACTTCGTTGACGTCAGCAGAAAGCGTATCGCGTCGTCCCATCGCAGGGTACGCGACGGGGGTTTCATAGGTTGCGATCGGTGCTGCGGGCTCAGAGTCCACCATGGCTGCTTCTGCAAGTTCGAAGGAACTTTCGATGTCCGCAGCCTCAGCCGCGAACTCGTGATCGACGAACTGCGGTTCAGCATCCACCTCTTCAGCGCCCGTAATGGCCGTCGACGATTCTTCCGCGAGATGCAGTTGATTCACAGGTTCGGCCGCGGGTCGTTCGAACTGCGAAACTTCCTTAGAAAACACCGGTTCTGTGCGAACATCGGCCAAGGAAGGTGTGTCAGGAAACGAAACCGGCGGCGGTGCGAATCCCGCGTCGATCGAAGCGTAACGATCGACGATCATTTCTTCCTGAAAACTGGAAGTGGGCGGGGCGATGTTGACCGGGGCGGCTGGCGTTTGCCCGATACTGGCATGAGCCACTTCGCGGGTTTGCTCGGATTGCGAAATCGGCGAGTGATCCACGCTTTCGACGAACTCGACAACCGAATCAATGTCAGCGGAAGACGATTTCATTTTGGCTTCCGCTGCGGCCTCGTATGCATCTTGGAGTAGATCATGAAACTGCAGCCGACGTGACAATTTCGCCTCAAACTCTTCGTCGATTTCGCCGTCCGGCTCGGACGATGCCAGTTCCGCCAGCATATCGTCCAGGTCCATGTCGGTAGTTCGAGGCGTGAAGGCCTCTATCGTCTGACGCCAATCTTCACTGCCCACTTCGACCGAACTGATCTCATGCGCAGCAAGACTCTCCAGAATCTCCAGAGCTTCTGGAACCGGTCGAGGAACTGGAGTCTCGTGCTCGTGAGTCTCGGACGTCGACGAACCGTTGAATTCGGGTTCGTACGAATAGGTCATGGGGTTGGACGTCGAATCGGCCAGATACCCCGTCGATTCGCGACTGATTGAATAGGGGGCGGGTTGGAATTCGCTGGAATGGTCGATTCGCTCCACGTGATCGGCCGAGCCCAACGACTGCGGAACTTCGTTCCAGTGCAATGGCAATTGGCGAAGATCGTTGAGCGCTTCGCGTACGAGGTCCGCCTCGGCGGGATGTTGTTCGGCGACGAAGGCGAGCAGCAGTGAATGATCGGCCAATTGATTAATGCAACGGGGAATTCCATCGCTGGCGCGCGCAATCAAATCGAGTGCTTCGGGAGTGAAGACTTCTTCGGTGCGTCCGCCCGCCCAGGTCAGGCGGTAATCAATGTAGTCCAATGAACCGGCATGATCGAAAGGCGAAACACTGACATGTGCACGAATGCGCTGATTGATGGCCTCCATACTGGGCTGGGCCAATTTTTCTTCCAGCGACAGTTGTCCGACAAGCACCAACCGCACCAGGGGACGACCATGCTCGGCGAAATCCGCGAGAATCCGTAATTCTTCCAGCAGACTGTCGGTCAACTGATGCGCTTCATCGCAAATCAGGACGAGAGCTTCACGCTTGGGCTGTAAGGCCCGAATGGCCGGGAAGAGCTCCAGGCGAAGTTCTTGTTCGCTGGGATGATGATAGGCGTGATTCAGTTCACAGAGAACGGTTTGCAACAGGGCACGACGGGTCAGGAAACTGGCATGCCGCAGGAAAACGGTTTCGTAGCGTTCGTCAAGCTCTGATCGCAACCGCTCGCACAGTAATGTTTTACCAGTTCCAGCGGGAGCGGTCAGGACTGCGATTCCTTGTCCTTGCTCGACACAGACGACCAGTTCATCCAAGGCTCCTTGAATGGGTCCGGCCGACAAAAAGCAAGATGCATCGGGTGTCGCCGCAAAAGGACGTCGCTTTAATCCAAAACTGGCTTCATACATCGGTGAACTTCCGTATTCCGGCCCACGTTAGGCAAATCGCAGGACCAGGTGCCCGACTCCCCCCAGAACGTCAAATCACGGCGAAACGGCATGCCCACACCGATGCAGAATTTGACTTCTTCATTACTTGATCGAACGATTAAGGTCGTTGGCTTGAGCACAACCGGTATTAACCGTAGCGAGAACGAAATCGGTTAAGCCAGCGAATTTTCACACTATCGGCAGTTTGGGCTACGCTTGCAGGCCAGAATGGAAGAATGCGGGGCCGTTGTTTTGCGGGCGGGCAGGGAACACGTTAGATTAAATTTAGTTGCGCGACCGTCGGTGGCGCAGACTTCCAGTCGGTCAGAGTCCATTTTCGAATGGACG from Schlesneria paludicola DSM 18645 carries:
- a CDS encoding ExeA family protein; the protein is MYEASFGLKRRPFAATPDASCFLSAGPIQGALDELVVCVEQGQGIAVLTAPAGTGKTLLCERLRSELDERYETVFLRHASFLTRRALLQTVLCELNHAYHHPSEQELRLELFPAIRALQPKREALVLICDEAHQLTDSLLEELRILADFAEHGRPLVRLVLVGQLSLEEKLAQPSMEAINQRIRAHVSVSPFDHAGSLDYIDYRLTWAGGRTEEVFTPEALDLIARASDGIPRCINQLADHSLLLAFVAEQHPAEADLVREALNDLRQLPLHWNEVPQSLGSADHVERIDHSSEFQPAPYSISRESTGYLADSTSNPMTYSYEPEFNGSSTSETHEHETPVPRPVPEALEILESLAAHEISSVEVGSEDWRQTIEAFTPRTTDMDLDDMLAELASSEPDGEIDEEFEAKLSRRLQFHDLLQDAYEAAAEAKMKSSSADIDSVVEFVESVDHSPISQSEQTREVAHASIGQTPAAPVNIAPPTSSFQEEMIVDRYASIDAGFAPPPVSFPDTPSLADVRTEPVFSKEVSQFERPAAEPVNQLHLAEESSTAITGAEEVDAEPQFVDHEFAAEAADIESSFELAEAAMVDSEPAAPIATYETPVAYPAMGRRDTLSADVNEVASEVYSLGQSLRPTGVLSANSAAILHSLGYEIGEVVIPGQKVNPPVAEITPEPVWESTETPAVAPPATEQRPLRFLFSMLRRKQQGLS